One genomic segment of Hevea brasiliensis isolate MT/VB/25A 57/8 chromosome 3, ASM3005281v1, whole genome shotgun sequence includes these proteins:
- the LOC131178346 gene encoding uncharacterized protein LOC131178346, with product MDPITYVFESPFILGRIAKWQVIVSQCDIVYMTRKAVKGSMIADLLAENPIKDYEALDFKFSDKYINAVGDDVEGIDDMCEMYFDRVVNLSDNGIGIVLVAPDGKHFSITVKLRFGCTNNVAKYEACMSGLQTAIEMMMRKLEVHGDSAPIIYQVKGEWQTKDPKLILYKKYLLKLIKEFEEISFTHLCRDKNQFTDALATLAVMTQMEEGQIMQEYPPRVSRNKRRMIRRLALGYFPSGKILYKRTSNGELLRCTNAKEVRRILFETHEGNCATHSNGYMMAKQILRRDYFWTTLEKDCIEHFRKYHKWQIYANKINVPPYQLYNLVSPWPFAMCGIEVICLINLKASNGHRFILVAIDYFTKWVEAISYAHITQNTFLKFFKNNIICRYGLPGEIVTDKANNLNGPKIQKLCAQYKI from the exons ATGGATCCAATCACGTACGTATTTGAAAGCCCGTTCATACTTGGAagaatagcaaaatggcaggtcatagtTTCTCAatgtgacattgtctatatgacaagAAAGGCGGTAAAAGGAAGTATGATAGCTGATCTCCTGGCTGAAAACCCAATCAAAGATTATGAGGCTCTGGATTTCAAATTCTCAGATAAGTATATTAATGCAGTAGGCGATGATGTGGAGGGAATCGATGACATGTGCGAAATGTATTTTGACAGAGTAGTCAATTTATCTGATAATGGGATTGGGATAGTGCTGGTAGCCCCAGATGGAAAACATTTTTCAATAACCGTTAAGCTAAGATTTGGTTGTACTAATAACGTAGCAAAGTATGAAGCCTGCATGAGTGGCTTACAGACTGCCATTGAAATGATGATGAGGAAATTAGAGGTGCATGGGGATTCAGCTccgatcatttaccaagtcaaaggggaatggcaaacaaAAGACCCGAAACTAATATTGTATAAAAAATATCTCCTCAAACTAATCaaggaatttgaagagatttccttcactcacctGTGCCGTGACAAGAACCAATttactgatgccttagctactttaGCCGTGATGACTCAAATGGAGGAAGGGCAGATAATGCA AGAATACCCTCCTAGGGTAAGCAGAAACAAAAGAAGAATGATAAGAAGGTTAGcgctgggatacttccccagtggcaaAATCTTGTATAAGAGAACCTCCAACGGTGAGTTATTGAGATGCACGAATGCAAAAGAAGTAAGGAGGATTCTTTTTGAAACCCATGAAGGGAACTGTGCTACTCATAGCAATGggtatatgatggctaagcagatCCTAAGGCGGGATTACTTCTGGACTACTTTAGAAAAAGACTGCATTGAGCACTTCCGAAAATATCACAAATGGCAAATTTATGCTAATAAGATAAATGTCCCTCCTTATCAACTCTATAAtcttgtctcaccatggccttttgcaatgtgtgGCATCGAAGTAATTTGTCTAATTAATCTAAAAGCATCCAATGGACATAGGTTCATTTTGGTGGCCATTGATTACTTtactaaatgggttgaagctatctcatatgctcacatcactcaaAACACATTTCTGAAGTTCTTTAAGAATAACATTATCTGCCGGTATGGTCTTCCCGGTGAGATTGTCACTGACAAAGCCAATAATttaaatggtccgaagattcagaagtTGTGTGCCCAATATAAGATATGA